AAGTTCATCGGGTATGAGCTTGCGAAAGTATATCCGAATGGATAAGAACTCAAACTAAATCTCTTGATTTtcgataaaaaacaaaatatatccGATATGGCTAGCATTACCTATGCATTGTGTCTGTGCTCGTTGTTTATATTATTCTCGCCTCTTGTGTCCGCGAATCGGCGTGTCCGGCGACAAAATCGATCCGATCGCCTGCTGGCCGACATCGGAGTACGTGCCCAGTCCTACGATCCCCGTGTGCCGGAAAATGGCATTCAGCAGTACACCGACATCGACCAGGATCTGCGCCATCTGTTCCTGAACACCAGGCAGACCACGCTGAAATGGGCCCTTAACAACATCGAGGCGCTGAGCAGTCGCGGCAGACGCGAGGGAAAGCTCCAGGCTCCGGTGTCCAAGAAGGTGCCCTTCCTGTGTCCCACTAACAACACACGCTCCCCGAGTCCGCCCACTTCCATAGAGCACCTCAGGCCGGGTGATATTGACATCATAGCTGCCTTTGGCGACTCCCTGTCCGCAGGCAACGGAATACTTTCCAACAATGCCATCGACATGATCAACGAGTTCCGTGGTCTGACCTTCTCCGGTGGCGGTCTGGCCAACTGGCGAAGATTCGTCACCCTGCCGAACATCCTGAAGATCTTTAATCCCAAACTGTACGGTTTCGCGGTGAGCAACAGCCTGGTGATCAACCACCGATCGTCGCGACTTAACATCGCCGAGCCGATGATCATGTCGCGGGATCTGCCCTTCCAGGCTCGCGTACTCATCGATCTGCTGCGACGCGATCGCCATGTGGACATGAAGCGGCACTGGAAGCTGTTGACAGTGTATGTGGGAAACAACGACATCTGCTCCGACCTGTGTCACTGGGACACGCCGCAGAGCTTCCTCGATCAGCACGCCCGCGATCTGCGCCAGGCATTCCGGCTGCTGCGCGACCATGTGCCGCGCCTGCTTATCAATTTAATTGTGGTGCCAAACATCCCGCTGGTGTTGAGCACCATGACCAAAGTGCCGCTGCAGTGCTTCGTGGTGCATCGTGTGGGGTGCCACTGTCTGATCAACGACCGCCTGAACCGCACCGAGTTCAATGAGCGCATGGACACCCTGACGCGTTGGCAGCAGCTGGACATGGAGATCGCCCGGCTGCCGGAGTTCCGTCGCCAGGACTTCGCCATCGTCGCCCATCCGATGCTGACCAAACTAACTGCTCCCACTTTGCCCGATGGGAGCACGGACTGGAGGTTCTTCTCTCACGACTGCTTCCATTTTAGCCAGCGCGGCCACGCGATCATCTCGAACCTGTTGTGGAACAGCATGCTCCTGCCGGACGACCAGAAGCCACGACCTTCGGTGGTGCCCGAGCTGTTCGAGCGGGTCGTTTGCCCCACTGCGGAGCAGCCCTACCTTGTGGTCAGGCCAAGTTGAGGGTCTCCCAAGATCGGGAACGGGTTAAGTTACTTGGTTTGGCTGTCTGGTTACCCTTTTCTTGGCGTAACCGCAGTCTGGtgtgcacagagaaaaattgctttttattcGCATATCAAATTATAGAAGTCTAGGTACTCTTCATAAttcataataaattattattatttataaccataatatataaacaatccacttccacttccgcAAATCTCTTTGCGGAATGCATTGGATAGTGCAAAGGAAACTCGAAGGATTTTGttcacaaaataaaatttgatcTTTGacattgcaaataaataaaaatatatttgtcaAGATGTCAAAAACCTAAAAAGATTAAATGAtgaattaattgaaattttatctTACTGGCAAAGGGGTTTTACCTTTCGTATGCGTACAGTTTCCACAACTCTTTCCCaaacccatttccatttcaattaaagtattatgcaatttttaatttatatttttaattaattaaaaacacatcCCCATCCGgaataaaaattcattaaaacaTTTCTTGCTTATGCGGCAGAAAAAATGCTCCGGCTTACAGTGAACACCATCCTTGAtgaccccccctcccccctctcATTCTACTCAACGCGTGACAGCGTCGCCTGCTCATTACCTGCCTCCTTCCAGTCGCAGTCCCGGCACCGCCCACTTTCCACCAAACgcagaaattaaaatataaaatataaataacagCAAATATAAAGTTGCAGTCGGGTAGCTCGACTATGGGATACCGTCTGCTTTCTGGCCACTcgaacaaatatatttaatcatATTATTGTTCgtattaaaaaaacaaataattctGCAGACCGAATAGCTCCATCCATCCTTAATAACCCCTTGAAATTTAGGTAAAAAGAGTACACTTCATTAGGATAGAGATGCAGCATTCTCGatgatttacattttttaatatgtGTAATATGCCTTTTATATATTGTGAGTTGAGGGGTATAACAAAGCATCGCAAGCATTTCTCGCTTATGCAGCGGCAGGACCACCTGCAAACCGGACAGTTGCCAATGGGCGGATACCAACCCCAAAAAAATCTGATTCCCGGGcacaaatggaaaaaaatgaaattgaaaatgagtacacacacacatatatgcaCGCCCACTGCAAACAAAGTTGCCGGTGGGAGGGGCGTGGAAGCATAATAACAACAAGACTGTGGAAAAAATTGTGACTGGGGCGTAGATTCGGTAGACCTGAGGGGGGTTATGGAGTGGGGGCtgtaaaaattatattaaaaatgcagtGTCCGAAAAGGGCGTAGCACAACCACACAAACATGCAAATACTCACACACTCGCGACCAGCAGGAAAAAAAACGCCACACGTGGCTgcaaaaaagtaataataa
The sequence above is a segment of the Drosophila melanogaster chromosome 2L genome. Coding sequences within it:
- the CG11029 gene encoding uncharacterized protein — protein: MASITYALCLCSLFILFSPLVSANRRVRRQNRSDRLLADIGVRAQSYDPRVPENGIQQYTDIDQDLRHLFLNTRQTTLKWALNNIEALSSRGRREGKLQAPVSKKVPFLCPTNNTRSPSPPTSIEHLRPGDIDIIAAFGDSLSAGNGILSNNAIDMINEFRGLTFSGGGLANWRRFVTLPNILKIFNPKLYGFAVSNSLVINHRSSRLNIAEPMIMSRDLPFQARVLIDLLRRDRHVDMKRHWKLLTVYVGNNDICSDLCHWDTPQSFLDQHARDLRQAFRLLRDHVPRLLINLIVVPNIPLVLSTMTKVPLQCFVVHRVGCHCLINDRLNRTEFNERMDTLTRWQQLDMEIARLPEFRRQDFAIVAHPMLTKLTAPTLPDGSTDWRFFSHDCFHFSQRGHAIISNLLWNSMLLPDDQKPRPSVVPELFERVVCPTAEQPYLVVRPS